The DNA window AGCATACGCCGGCTGCTTGGATTATTCTAGAACAGCCACGCGTCACAGCGACGGCGTGCGGGGGCTTCAGCTAGAACTGCAGGACGTTCTATGGTGAAGTCAGGTGGACTTCACAGTCTTATTTTTATCAGCGTTTTAGACTTAAAATCATGTTTGTTTATGgcgtaaaaaagaaaaaggtcatAAGCAGCATACCATGTTTTAGTCAGTACATAACAGTGAAATGTGTCCTTCTAGTGAAAGGCCACTATTCATGTGACTCCAGTTTACACTTACTTGTATTACTTGTCCTGCTGTTGGTTGCGTGTCTGGAACAGGCTTACCAGTTTTatcctccatctcttcctcctAGAAAATAGACAGAAGATCCATTACACACTGGagatgcaagaaaaaaaaatcagctgctATAAATCTCCATAGTGAAAGCTCATGGCACCAAATATAAATATCCAGAACCTCtggaaattattttccattactcTTCCAGAGCTGGAAATCACAGGTCTTCAGATTACGTGATTTATCCTGGATTTCCATAACACACAGTTATGGATAAAACAGTATCCGCTGGGTTTCCCAACGTCTGAGGGACCGTTACCAGATGGTCACATGCTCACCAGCGGATTCTTAAAACGTTTAGGAAAAAAAGTGATTGGaaaaatctgtgttttatttcCCCCTCAGCAActatcaaaaataataaaaacaacccTACCGCCGGCCTGCAATCTCACCTAGGGCGATGGTTCAAAACAAGCCTTTATCTTATCAGTGTTGTCATATAGGCTAGCCTACGCTGGAAAAAAATGCTCTGTGACATCTTTACGTGCTTCTGCTACTATAAAATGGGCTTTAGGCACAAGACTACTCAAGTGAACACAAGGACAAATCAGCTTGTTATCTGTTAGAGAaaattgtcaacaaaaaaaagggccccgccccctactcTGAACACCAATAAGAAAGTGTCGACCCGCCTTTCTGTCCTTTATGACGGGGGCAGAATCCACCAGCTCATCCAGAGAGGCTGACGCGGGTTTTCCTTCGGTCTCTGTGCTTTCGGCTGGAGTAGTAACTTTCTGCAACATGGAAGGACACCAACCTCACATGAGCCTGGAAGCCATTGCATAATCTCAGATAATGTATTTATTGCCCTCTGGCGCACTCATCATCTTTGTGGGTCAGCATGTCTGCATATTTTTATGGCGCATGCCAGCCATTAATATGACAAAGGTCATGGTGCATGTGTATTGCAAATAACATGATAAGCCTTGTGTATTGTTACTAATGACATTGTATTACCGGTTTTTCCAGGTTCACCTGGGTGAATTGCAGTATCAGCAGTTTTTATGTCCACCAAAACATCTATTTGTTTTTGGAGAACTTGAGAACACTGACTGGTCAAGCGCACAGTCCTCCGGTTCAGAGTTTGCTACTAAGCCATGCATCTCAGAAACAATGCCAGTAACGGGTCCCACTGTAACAAACGGCGTATGAGAGGGGACGGACAGGGACAGGTTTACGCCACGGGACCGCTGGAGCAGGCGTACCTCCAGTTTGGGCACGGGGGGGATGACGGGGGCCTTGGGTGTCAGGTCAGTGAGGTACATGGCCCGGGACAGCAGCAAGAGGGACGGGGGCACGTTCTCCTTCAGATGTAGATCCAGCCACTATAAcaggagaggtcaaaggtcagcacAGCTCGGAGCACTGCACACAAGCTCATACCTTTAAACACACTAAACGTAACATAAATCTTTTGGATCGTTTGATTTAACTTTATATGTCACCCTTCAACACTTGACAATCTGTCACCCTTCAACACTTAACAATCTTTACAATTAGATCGGATTTAATGGCGTAACCAAACATGcagtggggtgcagtggggtaCAGCAGACATGCAGTGGGGTGCAGTGAGGTACAGCAGGTACCTGTTGTAACTGCTGTCGCAGCTGGTCAGTCGTCAGCCCCAGAGACCTCATACCCCGGCTCCTGCAGGCGGCctgcagctcagacacactcataGCAGCCACACCCTCAGTAGCTATCatctgtacacatgcacacacacacacatacacacacacagacacccagacacacagacacgcacaggtTATGCAACAGCAAATATCtccacatgcacactgcacaaGAACAATGAGAAAAGAAATCTCCCCGGCCTCTTAGATCTGCAGTTTTAGGAGTTTCCGTGCAGGTTCTACAAAAAAGGCCTCTGATGTTCTAACACTGAGGAAATCTTTTAACATATTATAAGCACTTCCCTTGCTTATAATATgtggcaaaacaaaaatgtggtaAATGCATTGTTTAGCAAGATCAaaagttgttttaaaattacacacatttaGATGTATTTATGCTTAATTGAAGACTTCTAAATGATtatatatgaattgtttgataaaCAAGGGTATTCAtcaatttcacaaaacaatAGGTAGATATGAAAGCTttgcaggctccgcccctttctctGACCTCATCGTCAGACTTGATGGTCCGCAGTTGCATCATCAGCTGGAATCTGAGCAAGTTGTTGGTGCCGATGggctgcagctccagcagcttACACAGGGCCACCAGCTGGGGGCGCTCCAGGTGCTCCAGCGTCAGCTCGTCCTCAAACAGCTTGGAGAACTTGACAATGTCCTTGGTGGTGGGCTGCTCCCCCGTGTGACGTAcctggggggggacgggggggacgggggggacacGTGCACGTCTGAACCCAACTCCAAACCCAAATGAGGTCATCTGCTCAGAAACCACACACTGTGCTTTCAGATGTGCCTCTTATCTGTGCTTCAGTGGAATGTAGCAACAGTCTTCTTTCTTCTGTTTCCCAATAcagagtatggggggggggggtcacatgacTCTACTATGTAAACTTCCTTTGCCTTATCATTGCAGGCCGTGACCCTTGACCTTCTCAGCGAGCTTCTTCAACACGTCCATTTCAGCCCCGACTCTGCAAGTTAATGACTGCCGCAGCTGGTAGATAACCCGACACCGTCCCGTCTACGCACAAAGCTACGCCGCGCGAACATAACACCGTCCATGTGTGCACGTCGTGTTCGCACGGCCTCATTCAAAACAAACTGGGCGGGACGAGGGAAACGGAAAAGAGCGGGCGCAACTCAGAGAGCCTCCAGAGAATCTGCACTAGAAAAAGGGAAGCGGTGACACACTAAATGTGATGTATCATGGCAAAACTAGATCTAGATCTATTTGACTTcaacgggcagggcagaacattCATGATTCAGCCTGGAGTGCATTTTGAGATAAATGTGGTGTGGTCTAATAGTGTGGCTGCGGGTGTCATGTCAGCAGGAGAGTGTCTGGTGGAAAGCGGCCATCGAGCGCTCTGTACCTGCTGCACGTAGGTGGAGAACTTCTGCGTCTCGTTGTCGGTCTGGGCCTTGTTCCTCCGGGCCATCTCGGCGATGGTCTCCTGCAGGAACTTGGCCAGCTCCAGCTTGGCCGCCAGACCtttcttctgcttctcctcctgcagagagagagagagggcagggaggTGCGTGAGCGGCCCGATCTCGCCGCAGGAGCAGCGCCTGCACGCGTTCTCCAGCAGGGTGCGCCGCTAATGAACAAAGCGGAAAGACTCTCTTAGAGCATGGGACCGTTTCACCACAGGCCAGTCAGACTCACTGGGCAGTGAGAGTGCTGACGGAGCTTTGACTTAACATCGACCGTGCACTCACAATGTTCCGAGGGGCCCTGTCAATTAAAACCTAAGACTTGCCCTGCAGGCGACCACGAGGAAATATCGCGAAACCATTCGCCCGTCAAAAATCCGGCTCACTGTACCGGCATGGGACATCTGAGTTTACATTTCATAATCCTTCCCACGCTGGGAGAATTTTCTCCTTAAGTGGTCATTTCTGAATGCCTTCTTTGCCCAAAGGAATTTAGTTTGGGCTCATCAGTAGGAAGAGTTAGACGCAATGTCAAAGTATATCGCCAGTTCCCATATTTACAATAAGACACTGATCGAAGTAAATAGGCATGTTTCCACCATAATGTTGAAGTAGGGGATCTATGTTTGTATGGGGTGTTTCGCTGCAGGCTAACTGATCACTGTATCAGGATAAATTACCATGGTGAAGGCAACAAAGAGTCTAGGGTATTGATGAGAGTATGATGTTTCACAAACcctagaatgagaggagctttCATTGACTTATGGCTTTGAAACAAACAAGCATTTTGCAAAGGTGAGAACAGTCTTTGTATTGGTTCAAATAAGCCATTGTCGTTAGCTTAGCCTACTCTGGGGTTCACTGGGAGTCTCATTCTCCCGTTACTAGTGCAGGGTTGCTTAACTACGGTCAACACCCAGCTCGCTACCCACGCCCATTATAAAATGCTTGCATGCAAAACCTGTATATTCCAACCGAATGCACCGTTCAGCAAATCTAACTGAGACTTGCCTTCTTGCTCTCTGTTTCGAAGGTGGACGGGAGCATTTCGGGAAAGAGCTTGAGGAAAACGGGCAGCAGGAACTCCATGAATGGGACGATGATGAAGACCATGAAGGGAAGGAGCCGGAACAGGTCGGCGCAGGTCCGCATGAGCTAAAGAGGGCACAGTGTGATTAGCgtcatgcacacacgtacacccccAGAGGGGCGATTAGTGAACACAGTGTTCAGGGGGCACAACATGCATTATCCATTACAGAAACTATAATAATACAAGAGAAATGTAAGGGATGTTTCTGGGCCTTTTCACATAGTCGGCTCCCTTGCTAAAATGTTACAGATGTCACTGATAGCCTacatgaaattgatttttttcataagaAACAAATTTGGCTTATATTAGACACACCAAACCAGTGGCCAAACCATTCCGTATAACTTAGGTGGGTCACACCAGAACACTGttccaaaatgaaattcaaCTGGATAAAATGATGATTTTGATTCTGATTCTAAATCTTTTAAACAATCTTAAATGTAACTATTAATTATGCAGAATTAGGTATGTATTAGCTTAACATGCTTGTACCTGAGAAATGAACAGAGAAAGCCTGAGCCAATGTAAACCAGAGGTTTTAAAATAGGGCTGACagactgcacagacagacacctaTTGTTGCCAAACTGGAAGATAGTAGCACTATGTAGGCtaaaaatatatcagtctgtCTTCACACTATTAAAATACCCCTGAACTAACCACCGGCCTGTGATGGAGGATGGATTTTTGCTGCCATTTCTATTGGGTATGTTTATCAATTCTAAGAAATGCAGCAACCTCACAAATAAGGAGCAAGACACAGATTACAAGAGACAGACCTGACTAAAGGAGGCAGAAGCCCAAAGTCTGTTATCAAGCGACACGTGTGAACTAGTTTGCTTTCCGTCATGGCATTATATGAACACAGAACATCATGTGAACACTGCTCAATTAAAAGTTACAACATGCCATTGGCACACCCTTTCTCTAGAACATACCAGGGACTCAATCTCGCATCCTCTACAACCACATAGTGCACTCCAATACACTGCCAACGTTAAAAGTAGTGCTTTTACTTTATTACGGTCACCTGCTATGTCCAGTTATGGGAATGAGAACAAAGAAGGACAGATGTAAAAGACATTGagagaaattaatgaaacaaacagcTAGCTACCAAGAGTCAACACAGAGGACCAGTTGGACTTTCAAGGATTCAAATCAGTTTGGAGGAAACTAGTTAGTTTTAACCAGAgatttgtttttccacataTTTGTACATACAAACTTATATCGAGTTTAGAATTAAAGAAAGGGCactaaaatgtgatttatgaGATGTTGCTGCTTCTGCATTTAGGCCATCAAAGCAGATGTTTGACAGATGCAATAACTATAAATACAACTAAAGGTAAATGCACATACTCTTTTTGCTTCAATGATGTTTTTGGCTTCAATGATTCATCCTGCTTTAATTCATTTAGTATGAAGGTCAGATAGCTGAAATCTATA is part of the Anguilla anguilla isolate fAngAng1 chromosome 10, fAngAng1.pri, whole genome shotgun sequence genome and encodes:
- the LOC118206613 gene encoding LETM1 domain-containing protein LETM2, mitochondrial-like, whose translation is MNMAVFSSQVLFAVTRSRGSYLLSKRQCCCSLPSSAYTRYHPEIASRSALSARHCALTHIGEVRSSCVPARSLHASCRWLQDAKEKSVEDDTAKRDSVVSTSPPSPPAPAPTPKVPDKLVARKSLGQKVVEELKHYYNGFRLLGIDTKIAGRMVWRLLHGQLLSRRERRRLMRTCADLFRLLPFMVFIIVPFMEFLLPVFLKLFPEMLPSTFETESKKEEKQKKGLAAKLELAKFLQETIAEMARRNKAQTDNETQKFSTYVQQVRHTGEQPTTKDIVKFSKLFEDELTLEHLERPQLVALCKLLELQPIGTNNLLRFQLMMQLRTIKSDDEMIATEGVAAMSVSELQAACRSRGMRSLGLTTDQLRQQLQQWLDLHLKENVPPSLLLLSRAMYLTDLTPKAPVIPPVPKLEKVTTPAESTETEGKPASASLDELVDSAPVIKDRKEEEMEDKTGKPVPDTQPTAGQVIQAKGTEVSQKSKMSANGI